A section of the Leminorella richardii genome encodes:
- a CDS encoding antiterminator Q family protein yields MNSIKTTLEMWGNWARCGVGTDYAKVNVTFQASLPAESSALFRTDDSQGMVVDSAVAGLRHFDSLAYKLVIAHYVYRISQSKLAKQLGKAQSYVAGILRIAEAFIAGQIFVQTGEAFSA; encoded by the coding sequence ATGAACAGTATTAAAACGACATTAGAGATGTGGGGAAACTGGGCTCGCTGTGGTGTTGGCACCGACTATGCCAAGGTTAACGTGACCTTTCAGGCATCTTTACCGGCCGAATCTTCAGCGCTTTTTCGCACGGATGACAGCCAGGGAATGGTGGTGGATTCTGCCGTCGCTGGTCTACGTCATTTTGATAGCCTTGCCTATAAGCTAGTGATTGCACACTATGTTTATCGAATTAGTCAGTCAAAACTGGCAAAGCAGCTGGGGAAAGCACAGAGCTATGTGGCGGGCATTTTGCGAATTGCCGAGGCGTTTATTGCCGGGCAAATTTTTGTCCAAACTGGGGAGGCGTTCTCCGCCTAG
- the mprA gene encoding transcriptional repressor MprA, whose product MGSSFSPTEDILNLYLSMQDDFPYEEIHLTRLNMHTYSKLLDYRNKNFKSLGINETLFMALVILNTQENKSIQPSELSLALGSSRTNATRIADDLEKKGWIVRKESDRDRRCLHLFLTQSGQDFLNSLLPQQNSNLLKIWSAFTKEERQQLEMLNRKLLTRLETLDPA is encoded by the coding sequence ATGGGAAGTTCATTTTCACCAACGGAAGATATATTAAACCTATATTTATCAATGCAGGATGATTTTCCTTACGAAGAAATTCATCTAACCCGCCTTAACATGCATACCTATTCAAAGCTGCTTGATTATCGCAATAAAAACTTTAAATCTCTGGGTATTAACGAAACGCTTTTCATGGCGCTTGTCATTCTAAATACTCAAGAAAATAAGTCTATCCAACCCTCAGAGCTAAGCCTTGCTTTAGGTTCATCAAGAACTAACGCAACACGTATCGCTGATGACTTGGAGAAAAAAGGTTGGATCGTTCGTAAGGAAAGCGATCGCGATCGCCGCTGTTTGCACCTGTTTTTAACTCAGTCCGGTCAAGACTTTTTAAATAGTCTTCTTCCGCAGCAAAACTCTAACCTGCTAAAAATTTGGTCTGCATTTACCAAAGAAGAACGTCAGCAGCTAGAAATGCTAAACCGCAAACTGCTAACACGTTTAGAGACGCTCGACCCCGCCTAA
- a CDS encoding DUF3383 family protein: MGSLNQIVNVNIALSTTSVARGVFGVPMIVAPLTAFSERVRVYQDYNAAVEDNLPADVLKALQAVFSQTPRPQMCKVGRLDVAADSEVEAASMSAQLSAIQAEDANWYGFALTKRDAALQMAAAEWAETQTKIFFTSSADEDIVDASSSADIVSRLMEKRFLRTAVIVDKHAADQYLEMAWMGRCFTIAPGGETWALKQLSGVQASDWSATEQQTIVKKGGNTFERFAPQIYLTTPGKVVSGEWVDVIRFRDWLADTIQTSLSTLMINRNKVPYTDGGIALIVNNLTGCLMEGQRVGGIAPDEIDADGNSVKGFVVTYPRSVEVPFQDKAARVLNLSFSARLAGAIHLTNIDGNLSYELQ, translated from the coding sequence ATGGGTTCTCTGAATCAAATTGTGAACGTAAATATTGCTCTGAGTACGACCAGCGTTGCGCGCGGCGTATTTGGTGTGCCTATGATTGTTGCTCCGCTGACTGCGTTTTCTGAGCGCGTTCGCGTCTATCAGGACTACAACGCAGCCGTTGAGGACAATCTGCCCGCCGACGTTTTAAAAGCGCTGCAGGCAGTATTCAGCCAAACGCCGCGCCCGCAGATGTGCAAAGTAGGCCGACTGGACGTTGCCGCTGACAGTGAAGTAGAGGCGGCTTCTATGAGTGCTCAGCTGAGCGCCATTCAGGCGGAAGACGCCAACTGGTACGGCTTTGCTCTGACTAAGCGCGATGCCGCTCTGCAAATGGCTGCCGCAGAGTGGGCAGAAACGCAAACCAAGATCTTCTTTACCTCCAGCGCTGACGAAGACATCGTTGATGCTTCCAGCTCAGCGGACATTGTGTCTCGCCTGATGGAAAAACGCTTTCTGCGCACGGCGGTTATCGTTGATAAACACGCGGCAGACCAGTATCTGGAGATGGCCTGGATGGGGCGCTGCTTTACCATCGCTCCGGGTGGTGAAACCTGGGCACTGAAACAGCTTTCTGGCGTTCAGGCTTCCGACTGGAGCGCAACCGAACAGCAGACCATCGTCAAGAAGGGCGGCAACACCTTTGAGCGCTTTGCGCCGCAAATTTACCTGACGACGCCGGGCAAAGTGGTTAGCGGCGAGTGGGTCGACGTGATCCGCTTCCGCGACTGGTTGGCAGATACCATTCAGACCAGCCTGAGTACGCTGATGATCAACCGCAATAAGGTGCCTTACACCGACGGCGGCATCGCGCTGATTGTCAACAATTTGACCGGCTGTCTGATGGAAGGACAGCGCGTGGGCGGCATCGCGCCGGACGAAATCGACGCTGACGGCAATAGCGTCAAAGGCTTCGTGGTGACTTATCCCAGAAGCGTTGAGGTTCCGTTCCAGGACAAGGCCGCCCGCGTGCTGAACCTGTCGTTCTCCGCCCGCCTGGCTGGCGCTATCCACTTAACCAACATCGACGGCAATCTGTCATACGAACTACAGTAA
- a CDS encoding lysozyme encodes MMISQQGVDLIKSFESCRLKAYLCPAGVWTIGYGHTSGVRPNDEISQAQAERYLKADLVRVEQDVRILARVPLTQGQFDALVSFAFNCGTRALSTSTLLRKLNGRDYVGAAEEFSRWVFANGKRFAGLERRRRLEKRMFES; translated from the coding sequence ATGATGATTAGTCAGCAGGGTGTTGACCTGATTAAGTCTTTTGAATCCTGCCGATTAAAAGCCTACCTCTGCCCGGCAGGCGTTTGGACCATCGGCTATGGTCATACTTCGGGCGTCAGGCCGAACGATGAGATTTCTCAGGCTCAGGCGGAGCGCTATCTAAAGGCAGACTTAGTTCGCGTAGAGCAGGACGTTCGCATTCTGGCGCGGGTTCCCCTCACTCAGGGGCAGTTTGACGCGCTAGTCTCTTTCGCCTTCAACTGCGGCACTCGAGCGCTGAGTACTTCTACGCTGCTGCGTAAGCTCAACGGGCGGGACTATGTGGGCGCTGCCGAGGAGTTTTCTCGCTGGGTGTTTGCCAACGGGAAACGGTTTGCCGGGCTGGAGCGCCGCCGTCGGCTGGAAAAGCGGATGTTTGAATCATGA
- a CDS encoding phage tail assembly chaperone: MHVETFIIGNREFTAGKMNAFDAGRLLLKLKSIVAPGLALIGRDNGAQAASILELFSGLDEKTHEEVLFPILAAAGTYSVENKRKIASSTDMNLCFTVDNLLDFYLLVWEVLKLNFAPFIEQLGNRFGALDTEVEQP; the protein is encoded by the coding sequence ATGCACGTTGAAACTTTCATCATCGGGAATCGTGAGTTTACTGCGGGAAAAATGAACGCATTTGACGCTGGCCGTCTGCTGCTGAAGCTGAAATCTATTGTTGCTCCAGGGCTAGCGCTTATCGGTCGGGACAATGGCGCACAAGCCGCTTCTATTCTTGAGCTTTTTTCCGGTTTGGATGAAAAAACCCATGAAGAGGTGCTGTTTCCCATTTTGGCGGCAGCAGGCACTTACTCGGTAGAAAACAAGCGCAAGATTGCCTCTTCGACGGATATGAACCTCTGCTTCACCGTCGATAACCTGCTCGATTTTTATCTACTGGTATGGGAGGTGTTAAAGCTTAACTTTGCCCCTTTTATCGAGCAGTTGGGCAACCGCTTTGGCGCCCTCGATACCGAGGTCGAGCAGCCGTAG
- the lysC gene encoding Rz1-like lysis system protein LysC, whose translation MLLLSGCATESPPLMPLPVPNSLFQPCEAPEYRVRNYGDYPGYVVELLVAIEQCNERLRGVREILNQ comes from the coding sequence ATGCTGTTACTGAGCGGCTGCGCGACAGAGTCTCCTCCGTTAATGCCGCTACCGGTGCCCAATAGCCTGTTTCAACCCTGTGAGGCGCCGGAATATCGGGTAAGAAACTACGGCGATTATCCTGGTTATGTGGTTGAACTGTTGGTGGCTATCGAGCAGTGTAATGAGCGGCTACGGGGAGTCAGAGAAATTTTGAATCAGTAA
- a CDS encoding tape measure protein yields the protein MSAQATISSNQLAIYNSLSVTLSTLVKQLTVVNQKISQVNIENRLISSNTVNVISVRVGKINTKLQESEKKTQSWAEKISAASDKVQKGFSTLNSWFGGKLSLTAMVKSAGDLQALQQRIKGLPQVFCDSADGVYYLTQQANKARMPMKAYGDAYVALAKNSQSLLKSPKAVTDTLNAMSNALRLGTGNTEEQASALTLLSSSFKKGKIDAEAMNGFLSKLSEKTLGDLARGMGLSSKQLLEMAKQGRITGVQLEKGLKRAAPGLQKGVDSLPMKWDDAVTKVSNRWDELLFALENKSGLITKVSNLFIKGFDLVEKSIDWLIVKCGGVDNALMAIGSIIGAMFAGKTILSIISVVSWLGKAWPVISVLLSFMGKLGPAMSIVRTGLMALRLAFAGLGWPITIIIGLIFALIDAYHWISGEDSYIGSLIGPWENYLASLMQVWDGIKGIFSGLTDMVLGTWGIFDGLFHLDSKKILAGFEQLCSGVMGIFDGFTNVLKGAFDFIVDPFIAAGSKFMSWLGLGGKEEKSSGEAGKAPKDGFLNVNKQLTKPAPGLSQMVSDGSFGLPDLSATQAVAVTTTNQSSITSNQQINLQVNANSPQDLLNKVAEMAKEGAAQGNKTLVNEINRGQT from the coding sequence ATGAGTGCTCAGGCGACAATATCGTCAAATCAACTCGCCATCTACAACTCGCTGTCGGTGACGCTTTCAACGCTCGTTAAGCAATTAACGGTAGTGAATCAGAAGATTTCTCAGGTCAACATCGAGAATCGTCTTATTTCATCAAATACCGTTAACGTGATTAGCGTTCGCGTTGGAAAAATCAACACCAAACTTCAGGAATCAGAAAAAAAGACGCAGTCGTGGGCGGAAAAGATCTCAGCTGCCTCAGATAAGGTGCAGAAAGGATTCTCCACGCTCAACAGTTGGTTTGGCGGCAAGCTGTCTTTGACCGCGATGGTAAAAAGTGCAGGTGATCTACAGGCGTTACAGCAAAGAATTAAGGGGCTTCCTCAGGTTTTCTGTGATTCAGCCGATGGGGTCTACTATTTGACTCAGCAGGCCAATAAGGCGCGAATGCCGATGAAGGCTTACGGCGACGCCTATGTGGCGCTGGCGAAAAACAGTCAGTCTCTGCTTAAGTCGCCCAAAGCGGTGACCGATACACTAAACGCCATGTCGAACGCGCTTAGGCTGGGAACGGGGAATACAGAAGAACAGGCATCGGCACTGACATTGCTGTCTTCATCTTTCAAAAAAGGCAAGATCGACGCTGAAGCCATGAACGGCTTTCTTTCAAAGCTCAGTGAAAAAACGTTAGGGGACTTAGCCCGTGGGATGGGGTTGTCAAGTAAGCAGCTTTTGGAAATGGCGAAGCAGGGAAGAATTACCGGCGTTCAGCTTGAGAAGGGGTTGAAGAGGGCTGCGCCCGGTTTGCAAAAAGGCGTCGATAGCCTACCGATGAAGTGGGACGACGCCGTAACCAAAGTCAGCAACCGCTGGGACGAGCTGCTTTTCGCTTTGGAAAACAAAAGCGGTTTGATTACCAAAGTCTCTAACCTGTTTATCAAAGGGTTTGATCTGGTTGAAAAGTCCATTGACTGGCTGATAGTGAAGTGTGGCGGCGTAGATAACGCTCTGATGGCCATTGGTAGCATCATCGGTGCGATGTTTGCCGGTAAGACAATCCTGTCTATTATCAGCGTCGTCTCCTGGCTAGGGAAGGCGTGGCCAGTAATATCTGTACTGCTGTCCTTTATGGGAAAACTCGGCCCAGCAATGAGCATCGTCAGAACCGGTCTTATGGCACTAAGGCTGGCTTTTGCCGGTTTAGGCTGGCCGATTACGATAATTATTGGCCTGATTTTTGCGCTGATTGATGCCTACCACTGGATCAGCGGCGAAGATTCCTATATTGGCAGCCTGATTGGCCCTTGGGAAAACTATCTAGCTTCACTGATGCAGGTGTGGGATGGAATTAAGGGCATATTTTCTGGCCTCACTGATATGGTGTTAGGAACGTGGGGGATTTTCGATGGTCTTTTTCACTTGGACTCGAAGAAGATTCTGGCCGGCTTTGAACAGTTGTGTTCTGGCGTTATGGGCATTTTTGATGGTTTTACAAACGTGCTCAAGGGTGCCTTTGATTTTATCGTTGATCCGTTCATTGCCGCGGGTTCGAAGTTTATGAGCTGGCTTGGCTTAGGCGGAAAAGAGGAAAAATCGAGTGGTGAAGCTGGAAAAGCGCCTAAAGACGGTTTTCTTAATGTAAATAAGCAGCTGACGAAGCCCGCTCCAGGGCTGAGCCAAATGGTTTCTGACGGAAGCTTTGGCCTACCTGACCTGTCTGCCACTCAAGCCGTGGCGGTAACGACCACTAATCAGTCATCTATTACCAGTAACCAACAAATCAACTTACAGGTTAACGCTAATTCTCCTCAGGATTTACTTAATAAAGTTGCTGAGATGGCAAAAGAAGGCGCTGCTCAAGGGAACAAGACGTTGGTTAATGAGATCAACAGGGGGCAGACCTGA
- a CDS encoding phage neck terminator protein: MATTIEQRLQAHLQPLLSVALIVKGETPPPEPYAELSIVSCSALGMGDELVRTVDEDGNLILRGQRRAEIAVHCVGGEAAAVLTPLIDGFRKISVSERFQLAQIGIEGSPLLKTEMKEDAQWTPNSETYLSFFIHYSVTIKDAVSVIERVQAATDGGDITFNITR, translated from the coding sequence ATGGCAACAACCATTGAACAGCGGCTACAGGCGCATCTGCAGCCGTTGCTGAGCGTCGCCCTGATCGTAAAGGGCGAAACGCCGCCTCCTGAGCCCTACGCTGAACTGAGTATCGTCTCTTGTTCTGCGCTGGGCATGGGAGACGAGCTGGTGAGAACCGTTGATGAAGACGGCAATTTGATACTGCGCGGTCAGCGGCGCGCTGAAATCGCCGTGCATTGCGTTGGCGGTGAGGCTGCCGCTGTGCTGACCCCGCTGATTGACGGCTTCAGAAAGATTTCTGTGTCAGAGCGTTTTCAGCTGGCACAAATTGGAATAGAGGGAAGTCCTTTGCTTAAAACGGAAATGAAGGAAGACGCCCAATGGACGCCGAATTCAGAGACCTACCTAAGCTTTTTTATCCACTATTCCGTAACAATCAAAGACGCAGTAAGCGTCATTGAGCGTGTTCAGGCCGCCACCGACGGCGGCGATATTACTTTTAACATAACGAGGTAA
- a CDS encoding phage holin family protein, whose product MPMKELQSYNVISHVLVLAMTLLGAVASYAYRILNGEEFRWSILFLQAVVAVFTGAMVLLMASYYHWAAEFAGGMAGLAGWSGAEFIKLLEKRFLKRLGEERHDD is encoded by the coding sequence ATGCCAATGAAAGAACTACAAAGTTACAACGTTATTAGTCACGTACTGGTACTCGCAATGACGCTACTTGGCGCTGTTGCAAGCTACGCCTATCGGATCCTGAACGGGGAGGAGTTTCGCTGGTCGATTCTGTTTCTTCAGGCCGTTGTTGCCGTTTTCACGGGTGCCATGGTGTTACTGATGGCCAGCTACTACCACTGGGCCGCCGAATTTGCCGGCGGTATGGCGGGGCTGGCGGGGTGGTCCGGTGCTGAGTTTATCAAGCTGCTGGAAAAGCGCTTTCTTAAGCGACTGGGAGAAGAGCGACATGATGATTAG
- a CDS encoding phage baseplate protein, protein MGNIWGVLAKYLNNKNSVVTLDGDFFNMEFEVITSETHSWTAQTTSNPVEKGEPVSDHVQRDPDTLQINGIISNASVRGKLGTLLDKMANGLSLESPVQQAFDKLYALMEDKRPMTVYTQYKVYPDMVLTSLSIPRSPEAGESIEFNATFTHVRCVSTMLVSSEDAGISSENSESESTSRQSSPEANRGKVPTEPVSQDVETDAGSTYDFGSCGPNGCQTVDTGRGW, encoded by the coding sequence ATGGGAAATATATGGGGCGTTTTGGCGAAGTATCTGAATAACAAAAATAGCGTTGTCACTCTGGACGGTGATTTCTTCAATATGGAATTTGAAGTGATCACTAGCGAAACCCACAGCTGGACAGCGCAAACCACCAGTAATCCGGTGGAAAAGGGTGAGCCCGTTAGCGATCACGTTCAACGGGATCCCGATACGCTGCAGATAAACGGCATTATCAGCAACGCATCTGTTCGAGGAAAACTTGGGACGCTTTTGGACAAAATGGCTAACGGACTCAGTCTGGAGTCTCCCGTTCAGCAGGCTTTTGACAAGCTTTATGCGCTGATGGAAGACAAGAGACCGATGACGGTTTATACCCAGTATAAAGTGTATCCCGATATGGTGTTGACTAGCCTGAGTATTCCTCGATCGCCAGAAGCGGGTGAGAGCATTGAGTTTAACGCGACGTTTACTCACGTACGCTGTGTGTCCACGATGCTGGTGAGCTCAGAAGATGCAGGTATCAGCTCGGAAAACTCGGAGTCAGAAAGTACCTCTCGGCAGTCGTCGCCAGAGGCAAATCGAGGAAAAGTGCCCACTGAGCCGGTAAGCCAGGACGTTGAGACTGACGCTGGCAGTACCTATGACTTTGGCAGCTGTGGTCCTAATGGCTGCCAGACGGTAGATACTGGCCGAGGTTGGTAA
- a CDS encoding phage baseplate plug family protein codes for MVQYIKIPLIAGQADQRLDVTLDGETFSLRVIWNELHGYWSMNVYQRNRELIISGVKLVKNIPLIARYNLKSPAGDFIFYDNNSGKERPDFDSLGNDHLLLYRNDNS; via the coding sequence ATGGTGCAATATATCAAGATCCCTCTCATTGCGGGTCAGGCAGACCAGCGGTTAGACGTCACGCTAGATGGTGAAACCTTTTCATTACGAGTGATTTGGAATGAGCTTCACGGCTATTGGTCAATGAATGTTTACCAACGTAATCGTGAGTTAATTATCAGCGGCGTTAAGCTTGTTAAAAATATACCGCTTATCGCAAGGTATAACCTTAAGTCTCCTGCTGGGGACTTTATTTTTTACGATAATAACAGTGGAAAAGAGCGTCCTGACTTTGACTCTTTGGGAAATGATCACTTACTGCTTTATCGTAATGACAACTCTTAA
- a CDS encoding phage protein: MLFNRVAELIVGEPNGEAVIIRDLRFSFSIEKDNDKAVNKLNLKIYNMNKQTRSVVERVNNNVIFKAGYEHDIGPVTIFTGSVVSAWTVSEGNDIITELSVRDGILALRDTKISLSYSPGTSALSVLDDVMASFSIPVKPLPKSITDKAYLRGFSFCGKAETAMNDVCLYLGLTWSIQNNEIQILDRNNPSGDEIVVLTPDNGLIGVPERVVDSTRKQSQGESSPPSGMVLSESRKEGEHFQIDGYNVKCLLQPRLYPGCYVGLESHVLSLDPMIDTDDIGRPRMFFRAETVTHSGDSHQGEWLTECQLKAVD; encoded by the coding sequence ATGTTATTTAACCGTGTCGCTGAATTAATCGTGGGCGAGCCTAACGGTGAGGCCGTTATTATTCGCGACTTACGCTTTTCATTTTCAATTGAAAAAGATAATGATAAAGCAGTCAATAAGCTAAATTTAAAAATCTATAACATGAATAAACAGACCCGCAGTGTTGTTGAACGGGTCAATAATAACGTGATCTTCAAGGCGGGCTATGAACACGATATTGGGCCTGTGACTATTTTCACTGGCTCAGTCGTGAGCGCTTGGACTGTCAGTGAAGGTAACGACATTATTACCGAGCTGTCTGTTCGAGACGGCATCTTGGCATTAAGAGACACTAAGATTTCTCTTAGCTATTCGCCGGGTACGTCGGCGCTGAGCGTTCTCGATGACGTGATGGCATCATTTTCCATTCCCGTTAAGCCTCTACCTAAAAGTATTACCGATAAAGCCTATTTACGAGGATTCTCATTCTGTGGAAAGGCTGAGACGGCAATGAATGATGTGTGCCTTTATCTGGGGCTGACCTGGTCCATCCAAAATAACGAAATTCAAATACTGGACAGGAATAATCCCTCCGGTGATGAGATCGTTGTTCTAACGCCAGACAATGGGTTGATTGGTGTACCAGAACGGGTGGTGGACTCTACGCGTAAGCAGTCTCAGGGGGAAAGTTCACCGCCGTCAGGCATGGTTCTGTCAGAGAGCCGAAAAGAGGGGGAACATTTTCAAATCGACGGTTACAACGTGAAGTGCCTGCTACAGCCTCGTCTGTATCCGGGCTGCTACGTGGGGCTGGAAAGCCATGTCCTCTCACTAGATCCGATGATTGATACTGACGATATCGGCCGGCCGAGAATGTTTTTTCGTGCCGAAACCGTGACGCACAGTGGGGATAGTCATCAGGGCGAATGGCTGACGGAATGCCAGCTTAAAGCGGTAGATTAA
- a CDS encoding XRE family transcriptional regulator: MQTLAERVAWRREQLGLSQKTLAEKIQVSQQSINKIESGQTRAPRSIDKLAEALDVTPQWLMFGEGQVRIKSADVYDSEIKASSLKVEEWESMNHDKDEFIEVSMLNVEAACGDGTMAENEHEIYALPFRRYTLRRMGVNARNARVVRVIGNSMAPMLRSGDVVGIDTANHSQIVDGDLYAIRDGNLIRVKQLVPRPDGGIIIKSFNNTDYPDEQLSREEFEQRIHIIGRVFWSSTLW, encoded by the coding sequence ATGCAAACGCTAGCAGAACGCGTCGCCTGGAGACGTGAACAGTTAGGCCTGAGTCAAAAAACGCTGGCGGAAAAAATCCAGGTCAGTCAGCAGTCGATAAATAAAATAGAGTCTGGGCAGACTCGTGCGCCACGCAGCATAGATAAACTGGCCGAAGCGCTAGATGTCACACCCCAGTGGCTGATGTTCGGTGAGGGTCAGGTTCGCATTAAGTCTGCAGACGTCTATGACTCTGAAATAAAGGCCAGCAGCCTGAAAGTTGAAGAGTGGGAATCCATGAACCATGACAAAGATGAGTTCATTGAGGTTTCTATGCTTAACGTTGAAGCCGCCTGTGGCGACGGCACCATGGCGGAAAACGAGCACGAGATTTATGCACTCCCCTTCCGCCGCTATACGCTACGCAGAATGGGCGTAAACGCCCGCAACGCGCGCGTGGTCAGGGTTATAGGTAACAGCATGGCGCCCATGCTTCGCAGCGGTGATGTGGTAGGAATAGACACAGCCAACCACTCACAGATTGTTGACGGTGACCTTTACGCTATTCGCGACGGCAACCTAATCCGCGTCAAGCAATTAGTGCCTCGCCCCGACGGCGGCATTATTATCAAAAGCTTTAATAATACCGACTACCCTGACGAGCAATTAAGCCGAGAAGAGTTCGAACAAAGAATCCACATTATTGGTCGAGTGTTTTGGTCGTCTACGCTTTGGTAA
- a CDS encoding Gp138 family membrane-puncturing spike protein, whose protein sequence is MAENSNLLQALQSLIQTENSQINTAVDGIIESYSAGIASVKPIPQKRFNDGSQIAYPVIPNVPVMWPRFAGDTAGVKGPVRPGDKCLLVFCQQAVDGSDDERRFSLNDAYCIVGGFGASTGRGEENDQMQLYFNDAYVALTEDGKLLINAPAGVEITTPETLNKGLLTTEGQLSYQSGMSGRGGATINGTVKATGDVQGSGISLIQHTHREHDGPSTGPAQ, encoded by the coding sequence ATGGCTGAAAACAGTAACCTACTCCAAGCGCTCCAATCGCTGATTCAGACCGAGAATAGCCAAATCAATACCGCCGTTGACGGCATTATTGAAAGCTACAGTGCGGGAATTGCTAGCGTAAAACCGATCCCACAAAAGCGGTTTAACGACGGTAGCCAGATAGCCTACCCCGTCATCCCCAACGTCCCGGTCATGTGGCCGCGCTTCGCGGGCGATACGGCTGGGGTCAAAGGGCCTGTGCGGCCGGGAGACAAGTGCCTGCTGGTGTTCTGCCAGCAGGCCGTTGACGGCAGCGATGATGAACGGCGTTTTTCCCTTAACGATGCCTACTGCATTGTGGGCGGGTTCGGGGCGTCTACCGGACGTGGTGAGGAAAACGACCAAATGCAGCTTTACTTCAACGACGCTTACGTGGCGTTAACTGAAGACGGCAAGCTGCTGATTAACGCGCCGGCGGGTGTGGAAATCACTACGCCCGAAACGTTGAACAAAGGCCTTTTAACTACCGAAGGGCAGCTTAGCTATCAGTCGGGCATGTCCGGGCGCGGTGGCGCCACGATCAACGGCACGGTTAAAGCCACAGGCGACGTTCAGGGCAGCGGTATTTCTCTTATCCAACATACTCATCGTGAACACGATGGGCCATCGACGGGGCCAGCGCAATGA
- a CDS encoding phage structural protein: protein MAAELTGTYKGDQVFVTVGPVLISGFSDGDAISVKRTAELYTTKVGIDGGVARVRSANKSGTIEIKLLQTSGVNDELSKLFYVDNFNEDGSPVLPISVTDGNGTTLCSAGQAWLKAVPELAFGDAIGDRTWTFECADLKLFVGGN from the coding sequence ATGGCAGCAGAATTAACAGGCACTTATAAAGGCGATCAGGTATTTGTCACCGTTGGACCGGTATTGATTTCCGGCTTTAGCGATGGGGACGCGATTTCGGTAAAGCGTACCGCTGAACTTTACACCACGAAAGTGGGCATTGACGGCGGTGTAGCGCGCGTTCGCAGTGCTAACAAGAGCGGAACTATTGAAATCAAGCTGCTGCAAACCAGCGGCGTGAACGATGAGCTTTCCAAACTTTTCTATGTCGACAACTTTAACGAAGACGGTTCACCGGTTCTGCCTATCAGCGTAACTGACGGTAATGGCACCACGCTGTGCTCAGCCGGTCAGGCGTGGCTGAAGGCAGTACCTGAACTGGCGTTTGGCGATGCGATAGGCGATCGTACCTGGACGTTTGAATGTGCCGATCTCAAGCTGTTTGTTGGCGGAAACTAA